ttgcataacaaacccccCGTACCTAAATCTctaataagtttattagttttgattttaaaacttctgtgggttttattttgctcttttttccatttcctttggaaacaataaagcctggtggcgactctattaaaatatatgagctaagtcaatcaatggctttaatttcataaatttcaccgctacagatAACATCGATAAATATTTGTAAAATAGAtgttatacaacaccatgatcaataaatatacatataatcaAAGTAAACTTACATACAAACCCTAACAATAGAGAATACAAAGAGAATAAGAGAGATCAACCGAGAACTCTTGCGGTGTCAAGACGATTGTTACAAATCCAACTCTAGATCATCAAGATGTAGCCTCTAATGTTGTTTTCCAAGCCTCCCTACTCCAAAAATGGGTCTGATTGAGTTAGAAGTAAAAAGCCGCAAAACCATCCCTAAAAAATATGAGCGGATCTATTTAAACAAGCTGGAAATTTCAGGGTGCGCTAAGCACGGTGCTACTTATTGTGCCAAACCGACCTAAAAGCGTTGAGTGTGGTTATGTAGCGGTGAAAAATTGTGACCGAGGCTATTGGATTGACCCAGCTTGTTTTTTGTAAAagtcgccaccacgctttattattttcaaaggaaatgggaaaaatagtgaaataaaacccaaagaagtttttaaatcaaaactaataaaataaacaaagatcgtaggttcgggggttggttatgcaaaggAAAGGTATTAGTACCCCTCACATATGTAGTactttataggaacctctttgaaaatagggttaaatatacgatgCCCCCCTGCCACtagggcgagttttgattttgcccccctgaagtttttttttttgtaaaccgccccctataaaacaaagattctgttttcagaagcccctatcccttgtttggctgactggacgtgGGAGATTTTGCTGACTGGGCAGTTGAATTCCTTGTTTGGCTGACATGGACTTGCTTACTATGTTTAATAagcaaaaatcattcaaaattttTGCCACAGCCAAGGATTGAACCCACTACATGTATGTAATTGAGAAACTCCTCAACCAACTGAGCTACACCATTTCGTTGAACTAAATATGTTTTATTTGCTtttcttattaatgttttagctgaATAAAAACTGAACATAATAATGTATTTTATATTAGCATAAAAGTTAGTATATTAATATAAAACGTTTTatatcatattttaaatttataaattcttaaatttataaaataattaaattttttataaactattaaatttttataacactttcaagtttttaattaacgtttttatataattttttaattaacttttttaaatgtaataaacaaaaatgttaatatatatttatacactgaatgttaacatttatttaacatataaaataaaaaaaaatttgtatatatgttacatatatataaatatactgaacattaacataaaaaaatttaacatatatataaaacaaaataaatgttgttaacgttaatataaaaaaataaaacatatatataaaacaaaaaaaatgttaacATTATACTAGGAGaccttaaaatattataaactaactattaatatataaagtatattttagtataactaatataaaaagttagtataactaatataaattaatattgtttaattttttataggTATTGCTcagtttttttagaaatttataaatttgagatgttaatatattatataaaaaaataaaacgttaatatttgttagggatttattaattattgctcagttttataattgaaaaatataattagttttataattattgaatcatctatatttattttatttagttaatatatataataaataaaaaacgtaAACATTCAGTATATATAATTAGTTTTTTATGTAACATAtatactaaatttttttattttatatgttaattaaatttaaacattcagtatatatataaaaacgttaattaaaaacaatattaaagttataaaaatttaatttataaaagaatTATCAATTTATAAAAACCAAAAACTTTAAAAGTTCAATTAGAAAGTACATTAATATATAaagtatattaatatattaatgttttataatatattaatattttttataatatataaagtacattttaaatatacattaacgtttttttataatatattaatgtttttaatatgtataattattgtttagtttttttaattattaatattaacgttaatctatatattttttataaaaatagttaaaacgtaaataatatatattaaattgagtttgaaacaaaacaaaatcaataagATGTACCTGTTCAGTTGGTTGGAGATGCATCATGGCAACTTGTAAGGAACAGGTTCGATTCTTAGGTTTGACAaaaattttgaatgatttttgctTATTAAACATAGTAAGCAAGTCCATGTCAGCCAAACAAAGAATTCAACTACCCAGTCAGCAAAATCTCCCACGTcaagtcagccaaacaagggataggggcttctgaaaacagaatctttgttttatagggcatcgtatatttaacccttgaaaatatatatattgtttttttgttttggtttttttgttttgtgaaAAGAGTGGAATGGTGAGAAAAGAGTTTTATTATGATCGACAAGATATCGCATCTTATGCCTACATACTCCTTTTATGCAATAAGGAAGTCAGAAcatttgtagttccccttaaaaggaaaaaaattaagaGCTAAAGTGACAAAAATCTTTTTGGgtattgagctttaacaatatacAACATGTTTTTAAAATGCCGGATTTTGACAATACACATCAAGTTTTTAAAATGCTTAGCTTTAACAATACGCAACAAATTTTTAAAAGGagtcaagctttaacaatacaaggcaatgGTTGATTTAAaaatggttgagctttaacaatacaaaaccaggtTTTAAAATAGGAGGAGGTGCTAAACTTTAACAATACagagcacaaagtaaaagagaagaaaaagacgGTGAGTACCTttacaattttagtcaatattatctcattcctttggatttttcaaTAACAACGAGGAATCACACATCTCAAGCAATCATTAAGGGTAAACATCTAAAGTAACCATACATGTGTTATGATCAAAGTTAAACATGTTAGGTGTGAACAAAGATGTCATTGTATATAATTATATTCAAGTATAAAAGGTAATGAATGAAGGAGAACATACCTCAAtgtgaatcatatcatgtatgtatgattatgatgCATATGATCAAATGGATGAGTATAAACAAATATCTCATGTATGTGTGGTTAATCAACAATAATATCAAGGTAAAAGTATATAACAAGAGTATATGGTACAAGTATATGGATCATTCAAATATATATACACGTAAATAAATAGAGTATGATCAATCAACAAAAGAGTGACAAAGTATCAATGGATTATTAAGTATAAACAATTTGGTTCttataaatattcaatcaaataagCTCAAAGTTTTTGAAAGGGTGTGATTGATTTTATCAAAGTACAAGCATGGCTACCAAAGCATGATCAAGGCAATGATGAACAAGTTAATATTGATAAGGTACTACATCAAAGATCAAGGGTAAAAGTCATGGATCAAAGATTAGAGTTTTAGGTATGTATACTAAGCCTATTTACTTGGAAACAAATTAAACCCTAGGTGAAAATTAATAGTGGTCATGTTATTATCCTCAAAGAGGTTAAACTTAACCCTAATGGAATCCTAAAAGTTCACTTAAGTTATTTGGTGAAGGAACgatcaagatatttaacaaaaagaccttttaaaagatgtACAAAAAAGTactattttgatttgattaaaagattattaaataaataaaaaaaattggattttaatttttttttcaaaatatatagcataaataaagagtgtagaaaaaatcatgtcaaaatgattaattttgctaggttaaataaatattcaaagttgtaaattaaatgaattaaactaGTGACTAAAATTAATGACCACTAGGCCACACGCTTGTGGTGATCCTAAGGGGCATCCAATgaataaaatatcaaaacatgtctaaaatgattaaaaaataaaaatacacaaaAGGTCCAGGgcggggggattcgaaccccagacataGGGCTCAAAGGTGACAATAAGGCGCGCGCTCTATCACTAAGGTGACTATACATTCGTttattaaaacacaaaccattaaatataatttaaaaaaaattcaaaatcagatttttttaactccatcttcaacctcaagacaAAACCATGGTTCCAAGTTCGAAAATCTTCATTTCTCAATCATTTTGAAAAGTGTAATCATGAAAGTTGCTGAGTTTTTTACCATGAATTCAACAATATAACTCTCATGAATTTATTCAAGCTATATCTCTTCAATTTTACAGAAAactacatgaaccctaaattttcaaaatcaaatcaaatgatGTATACTAACAATAAATAACAACCAGTtaagggttaatgatcctcacatcatggtgaacaagatagaatcagGTTATTCCAAAAATGATGCACAAATGATAGAGTTTGAAATTAGAAAATACTTACTAATTGGAGAAGGTCCAATGCGTCTTTAACCAACTCCCAAAATTtatgtgatgatctggatagcttcctaGAGTCTCCCTGAAGCTAAATGAATACTTGAATTGCTCTGAGAAGGTCTGAATCACTCTACTTGAATCAAGTTGCAAATGGCTAAAAGTGAAAATGGAGAATGAACTTAGAGAAATTACAAATgtaatgtgagtgtttggatagtttcTATATAgtgtatggaaggtgtttgagtgtttaggtTGCAAGAACTTGGCTGGAATTCATAATTTCCAAGTTTATGCAAAGTGAAAATTTGAAGCTTTCAAGTGAGAGGGTgactttgtgattttttttgtgtttgaattCTGAGGtaaaggtctctatttataggcacaatTTGTGATTTGTGGGAGAAAAAATTAGAGCAAAAGGATGTTCTAAGCTCAAGTTGACTTAGTTTGCCTCATGGTGAAGCAATGTAAAAGTTATGGTTCCAAGAGCTTAGCATGCATGCTTTGTGAATATTAGAGAGGCCCTTTGATCGGGACTTTATGAGTCTATTGGGATACTAACTGCAAGTATACAATCTAGTCgttttagttttaaaagatatcgaacccacatAGACTGAGGATCAATATAGTACGATCTTATGTTACTGGTGCTAGCTAAAGCTATCAGGTAGTTGGTTTTAGGGAAACGGAAACTAAgtatgattttaataataatgcTAATAGTACTGGTATGCAACAGTCAGACGTTCAGGTTCAATAAATCATTGGTATAAATTAAGTTTAGAAACGCTTTTCAGAATAcgttatttgaattaaaaaccctcttctcacactctcgtgtttattgatttagATTATAAAATCAGCTTTAAAGTTTGCTCTCGCTAAATCATTTAACAATTGAAATCACTTtttgaaaatcaaacaaaatataatCAACCCTAAAGCGCTTTCGCTGTATTTAGAGTTGATGTTTCGATATCTACTATCCGGTATAAGACCTCAAACTCTCGTTGTGTTGATTTTAAATCTTAGTTTGTGATTTACTTCTGTAGcaaaacaattaaatattaattttagaaattaaaactagaattaggtttaattagtttttaaacCGAATTATTATCGAACCTGTCTGTTCAGTGACATTACATACCAGTATTGTAAAATTAGCTAGAAATAATTTTTAATACATTCATGCAAAGACAGTATGGGAAATTAAATACAAGCATGgcaatcaataaaaatataagcatataaataaaaaaacatggaAGTTAATTAAATAGTTTGAATAAACTTCTAGTACCAATTCTTCAAATGCAAGTACGTGCTTCTCCAATTACAACTTTGAATTCCAAAATAACATTTCCTAATTCTATGGTGCAATAGCCCCTCAATATGAGAAACTATTGCTTTGGAAGGTAAATAAAAAGGCTGGAAAATAAAGGTACTGGAAAAAGAAATAGCAATTCAAAAAATAGCAGAGAATTCAAAGCAGAATAATGACGGAAGGGAGAGAGAGCCAGCTTTTTGCAACTGCCAACATATATATGTTGCTCCCCTTGAATGACCTAAGTATCCCCAAAATATAGGGAAACTCAAAATGTGAGCAAGAATTGTTCAACGTGGGAGACTTGGGCTTTTGAGTGTTTGTTCGTGGGCTTTGCAATTTAACAGAATGTTGCATGTGTCGTTCGAAACATTGTGTGCCTAGGGGCACACCTTCTTGTTTTGTGTCGGACGCAATAACACATGTTACGGTCGTAACAGGCTTGAGTCTAGTTTCTTTTAGCAGACACTTCTGCTTCATAGCAGAAGTGCATTGTTATTTGGAcgttttctcttcaattcattGTGTAGTTTCATCTTGGCCTGGATAATCATAAATACCTGAAAACACAATAAAATACCAACGTGAAGCAACATATTCGATAAAAACGGATAAATAGTTTATGTAGATTAAGCCTAAAATGTGATACAATTTCGCGTTATCAAACTCCCAtacacttgaacctttgcttgtcctcaagcaaatagaTTGATATAAAAATTTGTAAAGCTGTGGATTAAACACAATTGACACCATATCAAACCGCATGTTGTTGTATCGTAATTTTCGCTAGAACGAATAAAACTCAATTCCACATAAAGGATACGGTAAAAACACTAGACAACCTCACTTATGCAAACCATTCTGAATCATGCTATTATAGCTTCAACCTATTTCTTTTTGGTTAAATTTCACCTGTTTTCATtcgagcgcaatcacattaagccctttatcttCACACGCACATAGTAAAGTAACcagttagtgactatgatccatATAAGCACGGGGTTCTGGCACGTATTAGTGGTAACCTCTTTTTAACTAAATTGCAAGTTATGGGGGATCGAACTATAATCCTCTCTACCGAGTTCAATACCAGATACTTATGAACCAACTGACAATAAGTTTCGTTATATTTTGCCAGATATGCATCCTTTGgattaaatgaccgggtgagggtcacctaacttagtcGGGGCATTCTATGATAAAGTATGGAACATTGTTAATTATttgggatcattcacttatattcatcgatttTCTACGTAGTTTATGTTTAAGACGGTGCTGACTGCTAAATAAACTACTCGGGGTTAATTTTAGAGCTAAAGTTCAAGGTTTCCAGTATAGTAGGTACTCTAATCGGTCTTGCATAATCGGGAGTCCTAAAGTGTCAAGACCGTAACGATTTTGTTAAATTTTGTTTAGAGTCCTAGCGTATTTTAAAGTTTGGTAATCAACAAGTAATTAGAGTGTGTCGATTTATgcgataataaaaaaaattgtaggcTCAAGAATTTTAAAGAAAATGGGGAAATTCAATAATAGTACATGGggatttgtatatttaaccctaaaaagaaTAGCGATGCAACTTATTGTCCACTTTCCTTCCAATTTTGTGTATCCTTATTTATTAATGAGAAATTTAAGAGGTTTCATTTATATTagttaagtttttattttatttgttgtttaattaatttttcaaacctttaaaattttaattttagaacgaaggtccattttagtccctcacaaaaactgcagAGGTCAGATTAGTGCCTGAGAAAAAAATGTCTCTattaaatctcttacaaaatttaacaaagtcatgttagtccctctactaatatttttttcaaaccggtttttttcttacttttgaaccgtgactggacttCCTGTGAAAAcctattttagtccctcacaaaaaaagggagagtccaaattagtccctgagagaaaaaaatctctatttaatcccttacaaaatttaaacgAGTCACGgtttacaaatataaaaaaatcgtttgaaaaaaatatttaaaaagggactaacatggctcacTTAAATTTTGTTAGAGATTAAATAGAGACTTTTTTTCTTATGGACTAATTTGGACCCTCttttttttgtgagagactaaaatggATCTTGGCAGttcagtcacggttcaaaagtaagaaaaaaatcgatttgaaaaaaatattagtagagggactaaTATGGcttggttaaattttgtaagcgatttaatagagactttttttctcagggactaatcgGACCTCTACAGTTTTTGTCAGGGGCTAAAATGGACCTTCACTCTTAATTTTATTATCTACTATTAATACTATATATTGCTTCCATTGAGATACACGAAATTgtctaatatataaaaaatatatatttctcttctctttcctctttcttaatttaaaatttcaacatgaaagagcataatattttacatgatttatcaacaaaataaaaaagtattttattattttatgaagagTTTTATTTTTAAGTTGAAAGACTACATAATGTAAAATTCACAAGTGGGAAAATTATTTAAGGTCCTTTTACATCGGTTGTTTATTCAATCGATGTGAAACATAATGTACAATTAGTTTTgcaattttgtcaaaaaaaaatcacatcgAAGCCACCGTTAACAAATGTTAAAAAAGTTTTTATCTGTAACTATTTTATAGttcatatttcatattttatgctTTTATTGACCATTATTTTATGTATTACGATCTTACTTCAAGATAATATTTATGATTAAAGTAGTATTGTCACACAAGTATTTTTCCCCTAATTTTCTTCACTACAAACCAATGAACTCTTTCAAGTATATACAATTTTGATCtcgatttattatttatttaatattacaaGTAATCTCATTTATAtgcttgtttgaaatttataattAACTCATGGAAATAGTGGGATCAATCAAATATTCATGAGATATATGTaaggataaaacaaaaatataaaattagtatTAATTCGTGTTAAGATGGTTATCCCGCTACCCAACTTATGAAGACATTTGTTaagtcatattttattttattttgattaaaataaagtagataaaataattattaaaagttGATATATTATAATTCGATTAATGTCTTTCATATGTTAAGTCGGCTAAAAAAAGAGTTAACAAATCAATATTTGTTAAGTCATCCAATGTTAAATTTGACACGAAAATAATTTAAGAATTCACTTTTACTCAAtgtgaaaattatttttacactagTTAAGATTAATTTCAAATGAAAAAAGAGAGGAAAAAAAACATTACAAAGTATACATTAGACAATATCAAGCAGGTCACAAATACATTCCTATGGAAGACAACATCAAGCATGCTACACATATAAAATATGCATCATAATAAAACCAACGAGGAGATCCGGATTTATGTGGTTCAATATTTGTAATTGCTGGAATTGGAGCCATCCATATAGGAGGATTAAGTTTGTCTCCAATAGAAGGAGTTGGTGGAGAAAAAGGAGGTGGAGTTGGAGGTGATGCATTGCAAGAAATGTTTGTGTTATTATTAGGACATGGAGATGGAAGTATAGGAACACTATAGTTATTTTCTAATGTACACGTTTCTGCTAAAACTCCATCTATACCATGACATCGAATTGAAGATCCAGCCATACATATATTCGGGCTAATAATTTTCACATTGTTGAAACCAAAATTCCTCCTACCATTGTTAGATATTCTCAATGTGCAATTTGGCAATAAGCTAGGAACAATTGTTCCAGTAGGAAATTGTTTCAATGTGTCAAACAGTAAAGGCGATGGGATCGAATGTCTTAACAAGAAGTCAGAAACATAACCTTCTTGAAGTGTCATGTTGGCGAGCATTCGATCATTAGGCATCAGGAATGTTATATTTTCTTCAAGTCTCATGTCAGGTGGAGACATTTTGATTAGCATTACAAATGTGAAG
This genomic stretch from Vicia villosa cultivar HV-30 ecotype Madison, WI unplaced genomic scaffold, Vvil1.0 ctg.000455F_1_1, whole genome shotgun sequence harbors:
- the LOC131628463 gene encoding FAS1 domain-containing protein SELMODRAFT_448915-like, translating into MKINSFLVTLFLLMISPIFSIKDNARDLFTATEEMQKANYFTFVMLIKMSPPDMRLEENITFLMPNDRMLANMTLQEGYVSDFLLRHSIPSPLLFDTLKQFPTGTIVPSLLPNCTLRISNNGRRNFGFNNVKIISPNICMAGSSIRCHGIDGVLAETCTLENNYSVPILPSPCPNNNTNISCNASPPTPPPFSPPTPSIGDKLNPPIWMAPIPAITNIEPHKSGSPRWFYYDAYFICVACLMLSSIGMYL